The Montipora capricornis isolate CH-2021 chromosome 6, ASM3666992v2, whole genome shotgun sequence genome has a window encoding:
- the LOC138052307 gene encoding monocarboxylate transporter 10-like isoform X1, with protein MRLNTRMPKVDLGKRKFKADGGYGWIVCCGTFIVNFVVFGIHNSFGVLYVSLLDDLNLGEMQTAWIGAMAMGLNFFFGPITSALCDRFGCRVVSFAGAFFSVLGLLLTSFVQEVSKMYVTYGVVWGVGSSLSFVSSIVVLGQYFKKRLALANGIATSGSGVGSLVAGPVINFLLQTVGWKSSMRILSGFAGILWMAALLFKPREIDDADRKEHTKLFDTSVWKNKAYVLWVTTVALFQFGYLIPFVHLVKFAEDLGIPKSKGAWLIGFLSITSTVGRVLFGKLSDMRYVNRLYLYQFAVLSIGVITAMFPLARNYPGLVGCAVMFGFFDGCFVGQVAVVTADVVGHEKLSQAVGNMFGTLAIPLSLGPPLAGWLHEGLGSYNEAFYVSGTVAIFSALLVFGVGYMSRKHRNAILTRNREPTRGSSECSSSTSELGLKDVETQPILHEDCEVKGSEIPGGIRIRDLLLVIDRETVL; from the exons ATGAGGCTCAATACCCGGATGCCAAAAGTTGATCTTGGCAAGAGAAAGTTCAAGGCGGATGGAGGCTATGGGTGGATCGTGTGCTGTGGCACTTTCATCGTGAATTTTGTGGTCTTCGGCATCCATAACTCATTTGGTGTTTTATACGTTAGTCTACTAGACGATCTGAATCTAGGAGAAATGCAAACTG CATGGATTGGTGCCATGGCAATGggcttaaatttcttttttggtcCCATAACAAGTGCTTTGTGTGATCGTTTTGGGTGTCGAGTGGTTTCGTTTGCTGGggctttcttttctgttttgggACTATTGCTGACATCCTTCGTGCAGGAAGTTTCCAAAATGTACGTCACGTATGGAGTGGTCTGGGGAGTAGGTTCCAGTCTATCGTTTGTTTCATCAATCGTTGTTCTGGGACAGTATTTTAAGAAACGATTAGCCTTGGCCAATGGCATTGCTACCTCTGGAAGTGGGGTTGGATCGCTTGTCGCCGGTCCCGTCATAAACTTCTTACTGCAGACAGTTGGTTGGAAAAGCTCAATGCGTATTCTAAGTGGGTTCGCGGGTATCTTATGGATGGCTGCTTTGCTGTTTAAACCCAGAGAAATCGATGATGCGGACCGAAAAGAGCACACTAAGCTATTCGACACATCAGTATGGAAGAATAAAGCCTACGTCTTATGGGTAACAACTGTCGCTTTGTTCCAGTTTGGATATCTTATTCCTTTTGTTCATTTG GTAAAATTTGCGGAAGACTTAGGAATTCCAAAATCTAAAGGAGCCTGGTTGATTGGGTTTCTCTCAATTACCTCAACAGTTGGTCGTGTATTGTTTGGCAAGTTATCTGACATGCGATATGTCAACAGGCTTTACTTGTATCAGTTTGCTGTTCTTTCTATCGGAGTGATAACTGCCATGTTTCCACTAGCAAGGAACTACCCTGGTCTGGTCGGATGTGCAGTAATGTTTGGTTTCTTTGATGGCTGTTTTGTTGGACAAGTTGCAGTCGTCACTGCCGATGTTGTTGGACACGAAAAGCTGTCACAAGCGGTTGGAAACATGTTTGGAACTTTGGCGATTCCTTTGAGCTTGGGTCCCCCACTTGCAG GTTGGTTGCATGAAGGACTTGGCTCGTATAATGAAGCATTTTATGTTTCTGGTACTGTTGCTATATTTTCTGCTTTGTTGGTTTTTGGTGTTGGCTACATGAGCAGAAAGCACAGAAACGCCATTCTTACAAGGAATAGAGAGCCTACACGCGGCTCAAGCGAGTGCAGTAGTAGTACATCGGAGTTGGGATTAAAAGATGTCGAGACCCAACCTATATTACATGAAGACTGTGAAGTGAAGGGAAGTGAAATTCCTGGTGGCATACGAATAAGGGATCTGCTGCTAGTAATAGATAGGGAGACAGTTTTATGA
- the LOC138052307 gene encoding monocarboxylate transporter 10-like isoform X2 translates to MRLNTRMPKVDLGKRKFKADGGYGWIVCCGTFIVNFVVFGIHNSFGVLYVSLLDDLNLGEMQTAWIGAMAMGLNFFFGPITSALCDRFGCRVVSFAGAFFSVLGLLLTSFVQEVSKMYVTYGVVWGVGSSLSFVSSIVVLGQYFKKRLALANGIATSGSGVGSLVAGPVINFLLQTVGWKSSMRILSGFAGILWMAALLFKPREIDDADRKEHTKLFDTSVWKNKAYVLWVTTVALFQFGYLIPFVHLVKFAEDLGIPKSKGAWLIGFLSITSTVGRVLFGKLSDMRYVNRLYLYQFAVLSIGVITAMFPLARNYPGLVGCAVMFGFFDGCFVGQVAVVTADVVGHEKLSQAVGNMFGTLAIPLSLGPPLAEPSVKRTKNQHLHSFWLQKG, encoded by the exons ATGAGGCTCAATACCCGGATGCCAAAAGTTGATCTTGGCAAGAGAAAGTTCAAGGCGGATGGAGGCTATGGGTGGATCGTGTGCTGTGGCACTTTCATCGTGAATTTTGTGGTCTTCGGCATCCATAACTCATTTGGTGTTTTATACGTTAGTCTACTAGACGATCTGAATCTAGGAGAAATGCAAACTG CATGGATTGGTGCCATGGCAATGggcttaaatttcttttttggtcCCATAACAAGTGCTTTGTGTGATCGTTTTGGGTGTCGAGTGGTTTCGTTTGCTGGggctttcttttctgttttgggACTATTGCTGACATCCTTCGTGCAGGAAGTTTCCAAAATGTACGTCACGTATGGAGTGGTCTGGGGAGTAGGTTCCAGTCTATCGTTTGTTTCATCAATCGTTGTTCTGGGACAGTATTTTAAGAAACGATTAGCCTTGGCCAATGGCATTGCTACCTCTGGAAGTGGGGTTGGATCGCTTGTCGCCGGTCCCGTCATAAACTTCTTACTGCAGACAGTTGGTTGGAAAAGCTCAATGCGTATTCTAAGTGGGTTCGCGGGTATCTTATGGATGGCTGCTTTGCTGTTTAAACCCAGAGAAATCGATGATGCGGACCGAAAAGAGCACACTAAGCTATTCGACACATCAGTATGGAAGAATAAAGCCTACGTCTTATGGGTAACAACTGTCGCTTTGTTCCAGTTTGGATATCTTATTCCTTTTGTTCATTTG GTAAAATTTGCGGAAGACTTAGGAATTCCAAAATCTAAAGGAGCCTGGTTGATTGGGTTTCTCTCAATTACCTCAACAGTTGGTCGTGTATTGTTTGGCAAGTTATCTGACATGCGATATGTCAACAGGCTTTACTTGTATCAGTTTGCTGTTCTTTCTATCGGAGTGATAACTGCCATGTTTCCACTAGCAAGGAACTACCCTGGTCTGGTCGGATGTGCAGTAATGTTTGGTTTCTTTGATGGCTGTTTTGTTGGACAAGTTGCAGTCGTCACTGCCGATGTTGTTGGACACGAAAAGCTGTCACAAGCGGTTGGAAACATGTTTGGAACTTTGGCGATTCCTTTGAGCTTGGGTCCCCCACTTGCAG AACCTTCTGTAAAAAGAACGAAGAATCAACACCTCCATTCATTCTGGTTGCAGAAGGGATAA